One window from the genome of Cricetulus griseus strain 17A/GY chromosome 2, alternate assembly CriGri-PICRH-1.0, whole genome shotgun sequence encodes:
- the Prpf40b gene encoding pre-mRNA-processing factor 40 homolog B isoform X6 — translation MSVPDSGPRPPAAPAPFPPGHPMMPPPFMPPPGIPPPFPPMGLPPMSQRPPAIPPMPPGILPPMLPPMGAPPPLTQIPGMVPPMMPGMLMPAVPVTAATAPGADTASSAVAGTGPPRALWSEHVAPDGRIYYYNADDKQSVWEKPSVLKSKAELLLSQCPWKEYKSDTGKPYYYNNQSQESRWTRPKDLDDLEALVKQESAGKQQTQQLQTLQPQPQPPQPQPDPPPIPPGPIPVPMALLEPEPGRSEDCDVLEAAQPLEQGFLQREEGPSSSTGQHRLPQEEEEARPEPERSGLSWSNREKAKQAFKELLRDKAVPSNASWEQAMKMVVTDPRYSALPKLSEKKQAFNAYKAQREKEEKEEARLRAKEAKQTLQHFLEQHERMTSTTRYRRAEQTFGDLEVWAVVPERDRKEVYDDVLFFLAKKEKEQAKQLRRRNIQALKSILDGMSSVNLQTTWSQAQQYLMDNPSFAQDQQLQNMDKEDALICFEEHIRALEREEEEERERARLRERRQQRKNREAFQTFLDELHETGQLHSMSTWMELYPAVSTDVRFANMLGQPGSTPLDLFKFYVEELKARFHDEKKIIKDILKDRGFCVEVNTAFEDFAHVISFDKRAAALDAGNIKLTFNSLLEKAEAREREREKEEARRMRRREAAFRSMLRQAVPALELGTAWEEVRERFVCDSAFEQITLESERIRLFREFLQVLEQTECQHLHTKGRKHGRKGKKHHRKRSHSPSVSQQGSESDEEELPPPSLRPPKRRRRNPSESGSEPSSSLDSVESGGAALGGPGSPSSHLLLGSDHGLRKAKKPKKKTKKRRHKSNSPESETDPEEKAGKESEDREQEQDKDRELRQAELPNRSPGFGIKKEKAGTHRKAS, via the exons TCGGTTCCCGATTCTGGTCCCCGGCCCCCAGCAGCGCCTGCCCCCTTCCCACCGGGGCACCCCATGATGCCACCACCCTTC ATGCCCCCTCCAGGGATCCCACCTCCTTTTCCTCCAATGGGGCTGCCCCCTATGAGTCAGAGACCACCAGCCATTCCCCCCATGCCACCTGGCATACTGCCCCCAATGCTTCCACCAATGggggcaccaccaccactcacaCAG ATACCAGGAATGGTACCTCCAATGATGCCAGGGATGCTGATGCCAGCGGTGCCTGTCACTGCAGCG ACGGCTCCGGGTGCGGACACCGCCAGCT CTGCTGTGGCTGGGACAGGCCCTCCG AGGGCCTTATGGAGTGAGCATGTGGCCCCTGATGGGCGCATCTACTACTACAACGCTGATGACAAACAGTCCGTGTGGGAGAAGCCCAGCGTGCTCAAGTCCAAGGCAGAG CTGCTGCTGTCCCAGTGTCCCTGGAAAGAGTACAAATCAGACACAGGGAAGCCGTACTACTACAACAACCAGAGTCAAGAGTCCCGTTGGACCCGGCCCAAGGATCTGGATGACCTGGAGG CCCTAGTCAAACAAGAGTCTGCAGG AAAACAGCAGACCCAGCAGCTACAGACACTACAGCCACAACCACAGCCACCTCAACCACAGCCTGACCCTCCACCTATACCTCCTGGTCCCATCCCAGTGCCTATGGCCCTCCTGGAACCTGAGCCAGGTCGAAGTGAAGATTGTGATGTGTTGGAGGCTGCCCAGCCCCTGGAGCAGGGGTTCCTGCAGCGGGAGGAGGGCCCCAGCAG TTCTACTGGACAGCATCGGCTaccacaggaagaggaggaagctaGGCCAGAACCAGAGAGATCTGGCCTCAGTTGGAGCAACCGGGAGAAGGCAAAACAGGCCTTCAAAGAGCTGCTGAGGGACAAG GCTGTCCCTTCCAATGCTTCGTGGGAACAGGCCATGAAGATGGTAGTCACTGACCCGCGTTACAG TGCCTTGCCCAAATTGAGTGAGAAGAAGCAGGCATTTAATGCTTACAAGGCACAgcgggagaaggaggagaaagaagaggccCGGCTGAGGGCCAAGGAGGCCAAACAGACCCTGCAGCATTTCCTAGAGCAGCATGAACGCATGACCTCCACCACCCGTTACCG GCGGGCAGAACAGACCTTTGGGGACCTGGAGGTTTGGGCTGTTGTCCCTGAGAGGGATCGAAAAGAGGTTTATGATGATGTCCTCTTCTTCCTGGCTAAGAAGGAGAAG GAACAAGCCAAGCAGCTTCGGCGTCGAAATATCCAGGCCCTGAAGAGCATCCTGGATGGGATGAGCAGTGTCAACTTGCAAACCACATGGTCGCAGGCCCAGCAGTACCTCATGGACAACCCCAGCTTTGCTCAGGACCAGCAGCTGCAGA ACATGGACAAAGAAGATGCACTGATCTGCTTTGAGGAGCACATCCGAGCtttagagagagaggaggaggaggagcgggAACGGGCCCGGCTTCGGGAACGGCGCCAGCAGCGGAAGAACCGGGAGGCTTTTCAG ACCTTCCTGGACGAGTTGCATGAGACAGGGCAGCTGCATTCCATGTCCACCTGGATGGAGCTGTACCCAGCAGTCAGCACTGATGTCCGCTTTGCCAACATGCTGGGCCAGCCGG GCTCTACTCCTCTGGACTTATTCAAGTTCTATGTGGAGGAATTGAAGGCAAGGTTCCATGATGAGAAGAAGATCATAAAGGACATTCTTAAG GACCGGGGCTTCTGTGTGGAGGTGAACACAGCCTTCGAGGACTTCGCCCACGTCATAAGCTTTGACAAGAGGGCTGCTGCGCTGGACGCAGGCAACATCAAGCTGACCTTCAATAGT CTGCTGGAGAAAGCGGAGGCACGGGAGAGGGAGCGAGAAAAGGAGGAGGCACGAAGGATGCGGCGCAGAGAAGCTGCCTTTCGAAGCATGCTGAGGCAGGCCGTGCCTGCTCTGGAGCTGGGCACTGCCTGGGAAGAG GTCCGTGAGCGCTTTGTGTGCGACTCAGCCTTTGAGCAGATCACCCTGGAGTCGGAGCGGATCCGGCTCTTCCGAGAGTTCCTGCAGGTGCTGGAG CAGACTGAATGCCAGCACCTCCACACCAAAGGCCGAAAGCATGGCAGAAAAGGCAAGAAACACCATCGCAAGCGGTCTCACTCACCCTCAGTGAGTCAGCAG GGCTCTGAGTCAGATGAAGAGGAACTGCCCCCACCATCCCTCCGGCCCCCCAAGCGGAGGAGGCGGAACCCCTCAGAGTCTGGCTCTGAGCCCTCATCCTCACTTGATTCAGTTGAAAGTGGGGGTGCTGCCCTTGGAGGACCAGGCTCCCCATCCTCCCACCTTCTCCTTGGGTCGG ATCATGGTCTTCGGAAAGccaagaaaccaaaaaagaaaactaagaagaGAAGACACAAGTCG AACAGTCCTGAGAGTGAGACGGACCCTGAAGAAAAAGCTGGCAAGGAGAGTGAAGACAGAGAACAAGAACAGGACAAAGACAGGGAACTCCGGCAGGCAGAGCTCCCTAACCGCTCTCCAGGCTTTGGAATCAAAAAGGAGAAG GCTGGGACACATCGGAAAGCGAGCTGA
- the Prpf40b gene encoding pre-mRNA-processing factor 40 homolog B isoform X3, translated as MSVPDSGPRPPAAPAPFPPGHPMMPPPFMPPPGIPPPFPPMGLPPMSQRPPAIPPMPPGILPPMLPPMGAPPPLTQIPGMVPPMMPGMLMPAVPVTAATAPGADTASSAVAGTGPPRALWSEHVAPDGRIYYYNADDKQSVWEKPSVLKSKAELLLSQCPWKEYKSDTGKPYYYNNQSQESRWTRPKDLDDLEALVKQESAGKQQTQQLQTLQPQPQPPQPQPDPPPIPPGPIPVPMALLEPEPGRSEDCDVLEAAQPLEQGFLQREEGPSSSTGQHRLPQEEEEARPEPERSGLSWSNREKAKQAFKELLRDKAVPSNASWEQAMKMVVTDPRYSALPKLSEKKQAFNAYKAQREKEEKEEARLRAKEAKQTLQHFLEQHERMTSTTRYRRAEQTFGDLEVWAVVPERDRKEVYDDVLFFLAKKEKEQAKQLRRRNIQALKSILDGMSSVNLQTTWSQAQQYLMDNPSFAQDQQLQNMDKEDALICFEEHIRALEREEEEERERARLRERRQQRKNREAFQTFLDELHETGQLHSMSTWMELYPAVSTDVRFANMLGQPGSTPLDLFKFYVEELKARFHDEKKIIKDILKDRGFCVEVNTAFEDFAHVISFDKRAAALDAGNIKLTFNSLLEKAEAREREREKEEARRMRRREAAFRSMLRQAVPALELGTAWEEVRERFVCDSAFEQITLESERIRLFREFLQVLETECQHLHTKGRKHGRKGKKHHRKRSHSPSVSQQGSESDEEELPPPSLRPPKRRRRNPSESGSEPSSSLDSVESGGAALGGPGSPSSHLLLGSDHGLRKAKKPKKKTKKRRHKSNSPESETDPEEKAGKESEDREQEQDKDRELRQAELPNRSPGFGIKKEKTGWDTSESELSEGELERRRRTLLQQLDDHQ; from the exons TCGGTTCCCGATTCTGGTCCCCGGCCCCCAGCAGCGCCTGCCCCCTTCCCACCGGGGCACCCCATGATGCCACCACCCTTC ATGCCCCCTCCAGGGATCCCACCTCCTTTTCCTCCAATGGGGCTGCCCCCTATGAGTCAGAGACCACCAGCCATTCCCCCCATGCCACCTGGCATACTGCCCCCAATGCTTCCACCAATGggggcaccaccaccactcacaCAG ATACCAGGAATGGTACCTCCAATGATGCCAGGGATGCTGATGCCAGCGGTGCCTGTCACTGCAGCG ACGGCTCCGGGTGCGGACACCGCCAGCT CTGCTGTGGCTGGGACAGGCCCTCCG AGGGCCTTATGGAGTGAGCATGTGGCCCCTGATGGGCGCATCTACTACTACAACGCTGATGACAAACAGTCCGTGTGGGAGAAGCCCAGCGTGCTCAAGTCCAAGGCAGAG CTGCTGCTGTCCCAGTGTCCCTGGAAAGAGTACAAATCAGACACAGGGAAGCCGTACTACTACAACAACCAGAGTCAAGAGTCCCGTTGGACCCGGCCCAAGGATCTGGATGACCTGGAGG CCCTAGTCAAACAAGAGTCTGCAGG AAAACAGCAGACCCAGCAGCTACAGACACTACAGCCACAACCACAGCCACCTCAACCACAGCCTGACCCTCCACCTATACCTCCTGGTCCCATCCCAGTGCCTATGGCCCTCCTGGAACCTGAGCCAGGTCGAAGTGAAGATTGTGATGTGTTGGAGGCTGCCCAGCCCCTGGAGCAGGGGTTCCTGCAGCGGGAGGAGGGCCCCAGCAG TTCTACTGGACAGCATCGGCTaccacaggaagaggaggaagctaGGCCAGAACCAGAGAGATCTGGCCTCAGTTGGAGCAACCGGGAGAAGGCAAAACAGGCCTTCAAAGAGCTGCTGAGGGACAAG GCTGTCCCTTCCAATGCTTCGTGGGAACAGGCCATGAAGATGGTAGTCACTGACCCGCGTTACAG TGCCTTGCCCAAATTGAGTGAGAAGAAGCAGGCATTTAATGCTTACAAGGCACAgcgggagaaggaggagaaagaagaggccCGGCTGAGGGCCAAGGAGGCCAAACAGACCCTGCAGCATTTCCTAGAGCAGCATGAACGCATGACCTCCACCACCCGTTACCG GCGGGCAGAACAGACCTTTGGGGACCTGGAGGTTTGGGCTGTTGTCCCTGAGAGGGATCGAAAAGAGGTTTATGATGATGTCCTCTTCTTCCTGGCTAAGAAGGAGAAG GAACAAGCCAAGCAGCTTCGGCGTCGAAATATCCAGGCCCTGAAGAGCATCCTGGATGGGATGAGCAGTGTCAACTTGCAAACCACATGGTCGCAGGCCCAGCAGTACCTCATGGACAACCCCAGCTTTGCTCAGGACCAGCAGCTGCAGA ACATGGACAAAGAAGATGCACTGATCTGCTTTGAGGAGCACATCCGAGCtttagagagagaggaggaggaggagcgggAACGGGCCCGGCTTCGGGAACGGCGCCAGCAGCGGAAGAACCGGGAGGCTTTTCAG ACCTTCCTGGACGAGTTGCATGAGACAGGGCAGCTGCATTCCATGTCCACCTGGATGGAGCTGTACCCAGCAGTCAGCACTGATGTCCGCTTTGCCAACATGCTGGGCCAGCCGG GCTCTACTCCTCTGGACTTATTCAAGTTCTATGTGGAGGAATTGAAGGCAAGGTTCCATGATGAGAAGAAGATCATAAAGGACATTCTTAAG GACCGGGGCTTCTGTGTGGAGGTGAACACAGCCTTCGAGGACTTCGCCCACGTCATAAGCTTTGACAAGAGGGCTGCTGCGCTGGACGCAGGCAACATCAAGCTGACCTTCAATAGT CTGCTGGAGAAAGCGGAGGCACGGGAGAGGGAGCGAGAAAAGGAGGAGGCACGAAGGATGCGGCGCAGAGAAGCTGCCTTTCGAAGCATGCTGAGGCAGGCCGTGCCTGCTCTGGAGCTGGGCACTGCCTGGGAAGAG GTCCGTGAGCGCTTTGTGTGCGACTCAGCCTTTGAGCAGATCACCCTGGAGTCGGAGCGGATCCGGCTCTTCCGAGAGTTCCTGCAGGTGCTGGAG ACTGAATGCCAGCACCTCCACACCAAAGGCCGAAAGCATGGCAGAAAAGGCAAGAAACACCATCGCAAGCGGTCTCACTCACCCTCAGTGAGTCAGCAG GGCTCTGAGTCAGATGAAGAGGAACTGCCCCCACCATCCCTCCGGCCCCCCAAGCGGAGGAGGCGGAACCCCTCAGAGTCTGGCTCTGAGCCCTCATCCTCACTTGATTCAGTTGAAAGTGGGGGTGCTGCCCTTGGAGGACCAGGCTCCCCATCCTCCCACCTTCTCCTTGGGTCGG ATCATGGTCTTCGGAAAGccaagaaaccaaaaaagaaaactaagaagaGAAGACACAAGTCG AACAGTCCTGAGAGTGAGACGGACCCTGAAGAAAAAGCTGGCAAGGAGAGTGAAGACAGAGAACAAGAACAGGACAAAGACAGGGAACTCCGGCAGGCAGAGCTCCCTAACCGCTCTCCAGGCTTTGGAATCAAAAAGGAGAAG ACAGGCTGGGACACATCGGAAAGCGAGCTGAGTGAGGGGGAGCTGGAAAGACGAAGGCGGACACTCCTACAGCAGCTGGATGACCACCAATGA
- the Prpf40b gene encoding pre-mRNA-processing factor 40 homolog B isoform X4 codes for MSVPDSGPRPPAAPAPFPPGHPMMPPPFMPPPGIPPPFPPMGLPPMSQRPPAIPPMPPGILPPMLPPMGAPPPLTQIPGMVPPMMPGMLMPAVPVTAATAPGADTASSAVAGTGPPRALWSEHVAPDGRIYYYNADDKQSVWEKPSVLKSKAELLLSQCPWKEYKSDTGKPYYYNNQSQESRWTRPKDLDDLEALVKQESAGKQQTQQLQTLQPQPQPPQPQPDPPPIPPGPIPVPMALLEPEPGRSEDCDVLEAAQPLEQGFLQREEGPSSSTGQHRLPQEEEEARPEPERSGLSWSNREKAKQAFKELLRDKAVPSNASWEQAMKMVVTDPRYSALPKLSEKKQAFNAYKAQREKEEKEEARLRAKEAKQTLQHFLEQHERMTSTTRYRRAEQTFGDLEVWAVVPERDRKEVYDDVLFFLAKKEKEQAKQLRRRNIQALKSILDGMSSVNLQTTWSQAQQYLMDNPSFAQDQQLQNMDKEDALICFEEHIRALEREEEEERERARLRERRQQRKNREAFQTFLDELHETGQLHSMSTWMELYPAVSTDVRFANMLGQPGSTPLDLFKFYVEELKARFHDEKKIIKDILKDRGFCVEVNTAFEDFAHVISFDKRAAALDAGNIKLTFNSLLEKAEAREREREKEEARRMRRREAAFRSMLRQAVPALELGTAWEEVRERFVCDSAFEQITLESERIRLFREFLQVLEQTECQHLHTKGRKHGRKGKKHHRKRSHSPSGSESDEEELPPPSLRPPKRRRRNPSESGSEPSSSLDSVESGGAALGGPGSPSSHLLLGSDHGLRKAKKPKKKTKKRRHKSNSPESETDPEEKAGKESEDREQEQDKDRELRQAELPNRSPGFGIKKEKTGWDTSESELSEGELERRRRTLLQQLDDHQ; via the exons TCGGTTCCCGATTCTGGTCCCCGGCCCCCAGCAGCGCCTGCCCCCTTCCCACCGGGGCACCCCATGATGCCACCACCCTTC ATGCCCCCTCCAGGGATCCCACCTCCTTTTCCTCCAATGGGGCTGCCCCCTATGAGTCAGAGACCACCAGCCATTCCCCCCATGCCACCTGGCATACTGCCCCCAATGCTTCCACCAATGggggcaccaccaccactcacaCAG ATACCAGGAATGGTACCTCCAATGATGCCAGGGATGCTGATGCCAGCGGTGCCTGTCACTGCAGCG ACGGCTCCGGGTGCGGACACCGCCAGCT CTGCTGTGGCTGGGACAGGCCCTCCG AGGGCCTTATGGAGTGAGCATGTGGCCCCTGATGGGCGCATCTACTACTACAACGCTGATGACAAACAGTCCGTGTGGGAGAAGCCCAGCGTGCTCAAGTCCAAGGCAGAG CTGCTGCTGTCCCAGTGTCCCTGGAAAGAGTACAAATCAGACACAGGGAAGCCGTACTACTACAACAACCAGAGTCAAGAGTCCCGTTGGACCCGGCCCAAGGATCTGGATGACCTGGAGG CCCTAGTCAAACAAGAGTCTGCAGG AAAACAGCAGACCCAGCAGCTACAGACACTACAGCCACAACCACAGCCACCTCAACCACAGCCTGACCCTCCACCTATACCTCCTGGTCCCATCCCAGTGCCTATGGCCCTCCTGGAACCTGAGCCAGGTCGAAGTGAAGATTGTGATGTGTTGGAGGCTGCCCAGCCCCTGGAGCAGGGGTTCCTGCAGCGGGAGGAGGGCCCCAGCAG TTCTACTGGACAGCATCGGCTaccacaggaagaggaggaagctaGGCCAGAACCAGAGAGATCTGGCCTCAGTTGGAGCAACCGGGAGAAGGCAAAACAGGCCTTCAAAGAGCTGCTGAGGGACAAG GCTGTCCCTTCCAATGCTTCGTGGGAACAGGCCATGAAGATGGTAGTCACTGACCCGCGTTACAG TGCCTTGCCCAAATTGAGTGAGAAGAAGCAGGCATTTAATGCTTACAAGGCACAgcgggagaaggaggagaaagaagaggccCGGCTGAGGGCCAAGGAGGCCAAACAGACCCTGCAGCATTTCCTAGAGCAGCATGAACGCATGACCTCCACCACCCGTTACCG GCGGGCAGAACAGACCTTTGGGGACCTGGAGGTTTGGGCTGTTGTCCCTGAGAGGGATCGAAAAGAGGTTTATGATGATGTCCTCTTCTTCCTGGCTAAGAAGGAGAAG GAACAAGCCAAGCAGCTTCGGCGTCGAAATATCCAGGCCCTGAAGAGCATCCTGGATGGGATGAGCAGTGTCAACTTGCAAACCACATGGTCGCAGGCCCAGCAGTACCTCATGGACAACCCCAGCTTTGCTCAGGACCAGCAGCTGCAGA ACATGGACAAAGAAGATGCACTGATCTGCTTTGAGGAGCACATCCGAGCtttagagagagaggaggaggaggagcgggAACGGGCCCGGCTTCGGGAACGGCGCCAGCAGCGGAAGAACCGGGAGGCTTTTCAG ACCTTCCTGGACGAGTTGCATGAGACAGGGCAGCTGCATTCCATGTCCACCTGGATGGAGCTGTACCCAGCAGTCAGCACTGATGTCCGCTTTGCCAACATGCTGGGCCAGCCGG GCTCTACTCCTCTGGACTTATTCAAGTTCTATGTGGAGGAATTGAAGGCAAGGTTCCATGATGAGAAGAAGATCATAAAGGACATTCTTAAG GACCGGGGCTTCTGTGTGGAGGTGAACACAGCCTTCGAGGACTTCGCCCACGTCATAAGCTTTGACAAGAGGGCTGCTGCGCTGGACGCAGGCAACATCAAGCTGACCTTCAATAGT CTGCTGGAGAAAGCGGAGGCACGGGAGAGGGAGCGAGAAAAGGAGGAGGCACGAAGGATGCGGCGCAGAGAAGCTGCCTTTCGAAGCATGCTGAGGCAGGCCGTGCCTGCTCTGGAGCTGGGCACTGCCTGGGAAGAG GTCCGTGAGCGCTTTGTGTGCGACTCAGCCTTTGAGCAGATCACCCTGGAGTCGGAGCGGATCCGGCTCTTCCGAGAGTTCCTGCAGGTGCTGGAG CAGACTGAATGCCAGCACCTCCACACCAAAGGCCGAAAGCATGGCAGAAAAGGCAAGAAACACCATCGCAAGCGGTCTCACTCACCCTCA GGCTCTGAGTCAGATGAAGAGGAACTGCCCCCACCATCCCTCCGGCCCCCCAAGCGGAGGAGGCGGAACCCCTCAGAGTCTGGCTCTGAGCCCTCATCCTCACTTGATTCAGTTGAAAGTGGGGGTGCTGCCCTTGGAGGACCAGGCTCCCCATCCTCCCACCTTCTCCTTGGGTCGG ATCATGGTCTTCGGAAAGccaagaaaccaaaaaagaaaactaagaagaGAAGACACAAGTCG AACAGTCCTGAGAGTGAGACGGACCCTGAAGAAAAAGCTGGCAAGGAGAGTGAAGACAGAGAACAAGAACAGGACAAAGACAGGGAACTCCGGCAGGCAGAGCTCCCTAACCGCTCTCCAGGCTTTGGAATCAAAAAGGAGAAG ACAGGCTGGGACACATCGGAAAGCGAGCTGAGTGAGGGGGAGCTGGAAAGACGAAGGCGGACACTCCTACAGCAGCTGGATGACCACCAATGA
- the Prpf40b gene encoding pre-mRNA-processing factor 40 homolog B isoform X2, with amino-acid sequence MSVPDSGPRPPAAPAPFPPGHPMMPPPFMPPPGIPPPFPPMGLPPMSQRPPAIPPMPPGILPPMLPPMGAPPPLTQIPGMVPPMMPGMLMPAVPVTAATAPGADTASSAVAGTGPPRALWSEHVAPDGRIYYYNADDKQSVWEKPSVLKSKAELLLSQCPWKEYKSDTGKPYYYNNQSQESRWTRPKDLDDLEALVKQESAGKQQTQQLQTLQPQPQPPQPQPDPPPIPPGPIPVPMALLEPEPGRSEDCDVLEAAQPLEQGFLQREEGPSSSTGQHRLPQEEEEARPEPERSGLSWSNREKAKQAFKELLRDKAVPSNASWEQAMKMVVTDPRYSALPKLSEKKQAFNAYKAQREKEEKEEARLRAKEAKQTLQHFLEQHERMTSTTRYRRAEQTFGDLEVWAVVPERDRKEVYDDVLFFLAKKEKEQAKQLRRRNIQALKSILDGMSSVNLQTTWSQAQQYLMDNPSFAQDQQLQNMDKEDALICFEEHIRALEREEEEERERARLRERRQQRKNREAFQTFLDELHETGQLHSMSTWMELYPAVSTDVRFANMLGQPGSTPLDLFKFYVEELKARFHDEKKIIKDILKDRGFCVEVNTAFEDFAHVISFDKRAAALDAGNIKLTFNSLLEKAEAREREREKEEARRMRRREAAFRSMLRQAVPALELGTAWEEVRERFVCDSAFEQITLESERIRLFREFLQVLEQTECQHLHTKGRKHGRKGKKHHRKRSHSPSVSQQGSESDEEELPPPSLRPPKRRRRNPSESGSEPSSSLDSVESGGAALGGPGSPSSHLLLGSDHGLRKAKKPKKKTKKRRHKSNSPESETDPEEKAGKESEDREQEQDKDRELRQAELPNRSPGFGIKKEKTGWDTSESELSEGELERRRRTLLQQLDDHQ; translated from the exons TCGGTTCCCGATTCTGGTCCCCGGCCCCCAGCAGCGCCTGCCCCCTTCCCACCGGGGCACCCCATGATGCCACCACCCTTC ATGCCCCCTCCAGGGATCCCACCTCCTTTTCCTCCAATGGGGCTGCCCCCTATGAGTCAGAGACCACCAGCCATTCCCCCCATGCCACCTGGCATACTGCCCCCAATGCTTCCACCAATGggggcaccaccaccactcacaCAG ATACCAGGAATGGTACCTCCAATGATGCCAGGGATGCTGATGCCAGCGGTGCCTGTCACTGCAGCG ACGGCTCCGGGTGCGGACACCGCCAGCT CTGCTGTGGCTGGGACAGGCCCTCCG AGGGCCTTATGGAGTGAGCATGTGGCCCCTGATGGGCGCATCTACTACTACAACGCTGATGACAAACAGTCCGTGTGGGAGAAGCCCAGCGTGCTCAAGTCCAAGGCAGAG CTGCTGCTGTCCCAGTGTCCCTGGAAAGAGTACAAATCAGACACAGGGAAGCCGTACTACTACAACAACCAGAGTCAAGAGTCCCGTTGGACCCGGCCCAAGGATCTGGATGACCTGGAGG CCCTAGTCAAACAAGAGTCTGCAGG AAAACAGCAGACCCAGCAGCTACAGACACTACAGCCACAACCACAGCCACCTCAACCACAGCCTGACCCTCCACCTATACCTCCTGGTCCCATCCCAGTGCCTATGGCCCTCCTGGAACCTGAGCCAGGTCGAAGTGAAGATTGTGATGTGTTGGAGGCTGCCCAGCCCCTGGAGCAGGGGTTCCTGCAGCGGGAGGAGGGCCCCAGCAG TTCTACTGGACAGCATCGGCTaccacaggaagaggaggaagctaGGCCAGAACCAGAGAGATCTGGCCTCAGTTGGAGCAACCGGGAGAAGGCAAAACAGGCCTTCAAAGAGCTGCTGAGGGACAAG GCTGTCCCTTCCAATGCTTCGTGGGAACAGGCCATGAAGATGGTAGTCACTGACCCGCGTTACAG TGCCTTGCCCAAATTGAGTGAGAAGAAGCAGGCATTTAATGCTTACAAGGCACAgcgggagaaggaggagaaagaagaggccCGGCTGAGGGCCAAGGAGGCCAAACAGACCCTGCAGCATTTCCTAGAGCAGCATGAACGCATGACCTCCACCACCCGTTACCG GCGGGCAGAACAGACCTTTGGGGACCTGGAGGTTTGGGCTGTTGTCCCTGAGAGGGATCGAAAAGAGGTTTATGATGATGTCCTCTTCTTCCTGGCTAAGAAGGAGAAG GAACAAGCCAAGCAGCTTCGGCGTCGAAATATCCAGGCCCTGAAGAGCATCCTGGATGGGATGAGCAGTGTCAACTTGCAAACCACATGGTCGCAGGCCCAGCAGTACCTCATGGACAACCCCAGCTTTGCTCAGGACCAGCAGCTGCAGA ACATGGACAAAGAAGATGCACTGATCTGCTTTGAGGAGCACATCCGAGCtttagagagagaggaggaggaggagcgggAACGGGCCCGGCTTCGGGAACGGCGCCAGCAGCGGAAGAACCGGGAGGCTTTTCAG ACCTTCCTGGACGAGTTGCATGAGACAGGGCAGCTGCATTCCATGTCCACCTGGATGGAGCTGTACCCAGCAGTCAGCACTGATGTCCGCTTTGCCAACATGCTGGGCCAGCCGG GCTCTACTCCTCTGGACTTATTCAAGTTCTATGTGGAGGAATTGAAGGCAAGGTTCCATGATGAGAAGAAGATCATAAAGGACATTCTTAAG GACCGGGGCTTCTGTGTGGAGGTGAACACAGCCTTCGAGGACTTCGCCCACGTCATAAGCTTTGACAAGAGGGCTGCTGCGCTGGACGCAGGCAACATCAAGCTGACCTTCAATAGT CTGCTGGAGAAAGCGGAGGCACGGGAGAGGGAGCGAGAAAAGGAGGAGGCACGAAGGATGCGGCGCAGAGAAGCTGCCTTTCGAAGCATGCTGAGGCAGGCCGTGCCTGCTCTGGAGCTGGGCACTGCCTGGGAAGAG GTCCGTGAGCGCTTTGTGTGCGACTCAGCCTTTGAGCAGATCACCCTGGAGTCGGAGCGGATCCGGCTCTTCCGAGAGTTCCTGCAGGTGCTGGAG CAGACTGAATGCCAGCACCTCCACACCAAAGGCCGAAAGCATGGCAGAAAAGGCAAGAAACACCATCGCAAGCGGTCTCACTCACCCTCAGTGAGTCAGCAG GGCTCTGAGTCAGATGAAGAGGAACTGCCCCCACCATCCCTCCGGCCCCCCAAGCGGAGGAGGCGGAACCCCTCAGAGTCTGGCTCTGAGCCCTCATCCTCACTTGATTCAGTTGAAAGTGGGGGTGCTGCCCTTGGAGGACCAGGCTCCCCATCCTCCCACCTTCTCCTTGGGTCGG ATCATGGTCTTCGGAAAGccaagaaaccaaaaaagaaaactaagaagaGAAGACACAAGTCG AACAGTCCTGAGAGTGAGACGGACCCTGAAGAAAAAGCTGGCAAGGAGAGTGAAGACAGAGAACAAGAACAGGACAAAGACAGGGAACTCCGGCAGGCAGAGCTCCCTAACCGCTCTCCAGGCTTTGGAATCAAAAAGGAGAAG ACAGGCTGGGACACATCGGAAAGCGAGCTGAGTGAGGGGGAGCTGGAAAGACGAAGGCGGACACTCCTACAGCAGCTGGATGACCACCAATGA